Part of the Xiphophorus couchianus chromosome 2, X_couchianus-1.0, whole genome shotgun sequence genome, ATTCTGTCCGGGAAAGCAATGGTAAGGTGCGTTTCACTGATTACTGCATCTTGACAGCCACTGGTGTTCACTGTAACAGCACTGAAGGACTCATTGGAGATGGGTGCACAGAAACCAGCCAAGCGCACACAACTGTCCTCTGGAAGATCAGAAAACACGGCAAGTTTATAGCCAGTCACTTTCTGTTCCACCAgttaaaacatgcattaaagacaaagtattttctaaataataaaccTACCATCTAAAAACAAAGATGCTCTCCGACTCCAACTTGCTCTGATTTTACTTCTACCTACATGATTCACCAGCTCCACGGGATCGCATACTTTCTCTTGCCCCACAGCGCTGTTACTTTCTTCCTTCTCCGACTTCTCCGGCACACATATTTGAGCAAACGCATTGAAGCCAAACCCAAACCAGCGCATTTAACTCGTTTTACTCCTTTGGCTTCCCTCGGAAGCTCCACGCAACGCGGAATCTGAAAACTGAACAAGAACCAACTGGAAGGACTGCGCATGCGCTTCTCCAACCACATGACAGCCGTGTTTTCGCTTACAATCGTAATCGACTACATGCAATTGTTTCgcagaaagtttattttcatgatCTTCAACATCTCCAGTAAAAACGATACAATACAAAACACACCAGGAATGTAGTGATTCGGCAAAAAATTGAAACCAAAAGTGACAATTTCAACTGGTGCAAAACAGTACATTTCTATGCAGGATTTAGGAAAACAAAGCATGATTTGTattgataaaacaaacagagtAGATCAGTAACCAACAACCACATAGGTCAAGAACTATAGGCCCCTTTTGAGAACCAGCATCGGTATCCAGAGTAGCTTTTTCATGTGCTTCAGCATCAGtctattaaaagaaatgtaggTAAGTGAAAACGATTGTAGTCACACCGAAATGCTTTGGACATTTACGTGAGAATGGAGTGTTTTTCCGCTGGCTAGCTCTTATATCATCTATATGTAGTCATCTATGCATTGCCAGTGCGGTATTTAATCAGATCACAATAATTACCTGATAATATTTAGCTTAAACGGATTACCTGTGATCCATGCTCAAACTGTATAGACAAAGGAAGTatgagctaaaataaaacagttttattttagcatctGTGTGCTGATCTGTAAACAGTGAGTCCTCAATGATTGCATATTTTTGGTATAATGCACATCCTGAAGATGAAAGGATTAAGAAACTTTGAGTGCATTAAAGTGTCTATTAAAGGTTATTTGTGTCCACGTGTGTTTATATGTTGAAATTGTAGAACCTGCTTTAATAAATGTCCTATTGCTTTTCACCATATTTTTGCTCAGATGAGATGTCCTTTTAATAACTCACTGCGGGCAAAAATTAAGATTTCTTCACTTTTCACTTCCAAGAGGCACATTCACACTCTGTAGGAGTGTTTTTCAGGGCTCAGTTCCTTTGCCCTTTTCCTTTTCTATCCTGTCTTCTCTGTTCCGAATGATGCCATACTCCACTGCTTTATTTAGACAGTTCTGAGCAACCTTGGAAACAGGACCTACTGCGCCTTCTCCTCCCTTTGCAAGGACAGTGAGTATCTCCAAAGCTTCACTCTCCATAAGAGTCTCAGCCAGACCTTTCTCCGCCTGCATCATATTCTGAACTATGACCACGCCGCGGTGACGCAGGTCAGATATTTCACTGAGCAGCAGAGCCTGGAAAATCTCCAGCCAATGGGTTGTCTAGGAAAGACGAAGCACAGGAGTCAAGCAGAGAATAAGTGCAGCATTTAAGAATACATAGGTAAAGGTTTTCTTACAGTTCCAGGGATTCGAGGGCAGAGCTCTGGCTGTTCGGCAGTCAGCATGGCCAGAGTGCCTGCAGCAGCCTTTCGGAGCCTTTCATCCTCTTCTCCGCAGTAAAGCACGAGGAGCTTCAGGCGATCGTTCCCTGTGGCTACGAAGAGCTTCTGCACCTGAGGACAAACggcatgattttatttttcagccttTCTTAAGATTTAGTTTTACGGTGCCTTGTGAAAGTATACCCCCAAAACAAcgttacttttttatatatgtacataaactggaaaattaaaaaatatttctcgagatgtaattttaaatacaataacacaaagaagtgcataaaaaagcTTAAGCCAGGGTTAGGTTATAAGACAGTACCCCAGGCTCTCTATTTGCAGTTTGGCAAGATATGCAGGGGAAAAATGGGAATAACCAGCACTCCAAAAATGTGGGCAAAACCTTAATGCTCACATTAAAACCTTTGTCTATTGTGCTGATTATTCCCATCTTTTGCAGTTCTTCAGAACCGGACACTTATTTACtcctccccccgcccccccccATTTTATACACTGGAATTGTAAACACTACTTTTCTGCTCAAGCTATGCAGGAAAAATAGCCAAAACTTCACAATAACACACTACTTTGTGATTTTCCTTCATAAaatatcccaataaaatatattgacgTTGGTGGTTGTTAGgtgacaacatgtgaaaaagtgtaAGGGATATGAACACTTTTGGGGGTTACTTTTAAAGGTGGTGTTAAAGATATATGTTACCTCTGTACTCAAAACTAAATTACACATGCACTCAGTGGCAGCAGCTCGGACCAGCTCATTCTCTTCAAACATGTAGCCTTCAATCTTTGGCAAGGCTTTTTCTTTGATGATCTTTTGCCTGTGGaaagaatataaaaatgaaagattcTAAAAAATATCTGTCAAGGCAAGCATGGCAACGTACAAGATAACTTAAAGGAGAGCAAAAGAGTTTAAGAATCAGCCTGTCACTtaatgaacaaaacaataaacaattgTGTCTGGTTTGCATAATCCAACTTTTCACAGAAGTTTGCTATTTAAAAGGACATTATAGCTTCTACTTAAAAATGGGCATAGACTACAATGGAATTATGTATAGAAATAGATAAAGTAAtcctaactttaaaaaaagagaccaAAGAAATTTGAACTGGAACCACATAAACTCATATTGATTTCAGTAATTCCAACGCcctttgtatatttatttctaGGGAAACACTTCCTCCTAGTGGCCAACCTGAGTCTTTCACTGATGCCGGCCAGGTTGGTGAGAGCCATCAGAGATTCGAAGTTTTGCAGCAACGTGCACTCCAGCTGTAAGAGGTTCACGAACGGTCGCACCACCTCATAGATCTGCCAAAACATGGGGAAAATTTGAGGCACATTCAGTGTTTGCATTATTATAAACAAATCtacttttgcatttcttttttacccGCTCTCCTGGAAAGGCAATCTCTGGGTTAGATGTGATGGCTATTTTTGCCAGGGCTTGTGCAGCTTTGACCTTTCCTACATCTGTGTTGTCAGTTGCAAGGGGGATCAAAGCCTTTTGAAAGGGATGATCAATAATTAATCCTTCTAGCACAGAGATTGGATTAAAGTATAGGTTAAAGCAGGTATACAGTACATTGGCTCGCAAAAGTATTTCAACGGGATTTTATGTGAAGGATCAAATGAAAGTAGCACAAGGACATAACATAGAAGGAAATGACAATTGAAAAGTGGTCTATGTACAGTATGTTTAATTATAgattattaagaaaataaaatgcatgaaaaacctccgatttttctttgtttacattttgaaaatatatatttttttcacaaacattactttgtgttaatctctcatgtaaaatcccaattaaaacACATTGATATTCCTGTGATGAAACGTGACACTTATAAATTGATACATTGATACAATTTACACAATTATACATTGTATTATTGTGTTTTACCTTTCCTCCACCTTGTGCCACCACTGTACCTCTGTCCTCCTGTCGATCAACTAAAGCCAGGAAAACCCTGCAAGGACAAAGGGTGTAAAGAAACCTACAGAAAAACTGTCTAAAGAAGAAtgcttgctttttttgttgataCCTGGCAATAAATTCCCTGCAAGCTTCTGTGAGGGCAGGACTCTCCTGTTTGACCATACACACCAACGCTGACACAACACCAGCTTCCAGAAGTTTGCCTAGCCTTTTTTCCACAAAGGATGGTGCATCCTAACAGCAAAAGAGATTCACATTCAAAATGATCACACTTAGTGATGATacattagaaaatataaagCAGTTTGGCATTACAACTAATCAGACTCTAAAAAGAAGCAAGTGTGACACACCTTGGGATGCTCCTCAGGCACATGCTGCTTTGCATACTTGGCCAGCTCCACCAGCTGAGGGTCTGGTTTCTCCACATCGTAGCTGTTGGTGCAATTTACTAATGTGGAGCCCACAGCAAAGAGTACCGTCTTATCTTCCGACTGCATGACACCAAAAAGAAGCACACAAGAATGTGATTTAGTGGTGTACGTAGATGTCTCCATGACTccttaaatatctaaaaaggtttgtgtttcatttgtaTGCGGAAAATTAAAAGATCAGTACAACCTTTGCCAGATCAAACATGGCTAAGAGAGCATTTTTGTCTTCCACTAGGTCTTCCTTCACATCAGCGTCAAAAGTGAGGTAGGCAAGACCTTCCACAGACCAACGGCGAGACGTTGGGGGAAGAGACTCATTACACAACCACCTAAGAGGAACAGAAATGGTACTTCTCTTTAATTTTGCAATCCAAAATCCACTGTTATATGTTGCTAGGATAAAAACATAATCAGGAGCACGAACTTCCTGCACTGTTTGGCGAGCTTGAGCGTGGATCCCTCTGCAAATTGCTTCATGCTGAAATCTGTACCTCCTGCTGATCCAAGCTTACACAAGCCCTGCATAATAACCCACACAAGACAGTAAGTTTTCCTTTCACTAGATAATGTTTTTCCCTCTATCAGTTTGTGAGACTTACCACAAGAGCTCTCACACGTATCCTGTCATTCTCACTCTTTTTGTAGAGGTCCTTCAAGAGCGCCACGCCGTTGGATGTGATGAACGAGGCTCTCTTGGCCTTGCCTGCAGCGTGGATGAGAGCCTCCACGGCAACCTGTTGGTGACTCACATCTTCTGAAGCACAGAGAGAGATAACGGCGTCCATCATTCCAGACATTTCCAGAGTGATGTTGCCCACATCGCTCGGTCCTTGAAGGAGCACGGAAACTGTCTGAATGGCACGCAGTTTGCCATCTAGGCCAGACCGTCTGAAGTGTTCCCTATGAAGCAAAAAATtctgtgaattatttttctttttctagggAATTTAATGATTAATTTCAGGAGAAGCTTTAGAAAGATTTGACTTA contains:
- the unc45a gene encoding protein unc-45 homolog A encodes the protein MSERERQKDPAALKEEGNTLFKAGDMQGALCCYTKALELTDSQPDSAVLYRNRSACYLKLEEYSNAEADASKALDTDPGDVKARFRRAQAYQKLGRLDQAFLDTQRCAQLEPKNRAFQDLLRQLGAQIQLKSAQLNSTDARVQQMFSVLLDSSAKDSDRQKAAQNLVVLSRDEGGAEQIFRNDGVKLIQKLLSSKQEDVVLSGLRTLVGLCTGHQSRTMAIVNELGMEQLCSVMGSAASTVSLAACHLLQVMFEALTEGMKREIRGKDEAILPEPSKELRSMLRHLLEMIPAQNVSGPGRDSAINLLVKQVPRKSLKNPDNSLSLWVIDQGLKKILQVAGTVAELSEGPPLTENTHMSCSVLLSKLYDDLKSDKERENFNKLCEEYVQEHFRRSGLDGKLRAIQTVSVLLQGPSDVGNITLEMSGMMDAVISLCASEDVSHQQVAVEALIHAAGKAKRASFITSNGVALLKDLYKKSENDRIRVRALVGLCKLGSAGGTDFSMKQFAEGSTLKLAKQCRKWLCNESLPPTSRRWSVEGLAYLTFDADVKEDLVEDKNALLAMFDLAKSEDKTVLFAVGSTLVNCTNSYDVEKPDPQLVELAKYAKQHVPEEHPKDAPSFVEKRLGKLLEAGVVSALVCMVKQESPALTEACREFIARVFLALVDRQEDRGTVVAQGGGKALIPLATDNTDVGKVKAAQALAKIAITSNPEIAFPGERIYEVVRPFVNLLQLECTLLQNFESLMALTNLAGISERLRQKIIKEKALPKIEGYMFEENELVRAAATECMCNLVLSTEVQKLFVATGNDRLKLLVLYCGEEDERLRKAAAGTLAMLTAEQPELCPRIPGTTTHWLEIFQALLLSEISDLRHRGVVIVQNMMQAEKGLAETLMESEALEILTVLAKGGEGAVGPVSKVAQNCLNKAVEYGIIRNREDRIEKEKGKGTEP